In the Arachis ipaensis cultivar K30076 chromosome B10, Araip1.1, whole genome shotgun sequence genome, one interval contains:
- the LOC107620610 gene encoding sucrose-binding protein-like — MKTKLVLFIILLSLCTNILAALSRDEEQEEEDPELTTCLHQCGQQQQYSKSDKRAYVRSCKRYHQIKKEREEEEGTTMENQNPYVFDNEDFRTRLDTQDRRVQDLNKFTRRSKLLKSISNYVLVTMEAKGER; from the exons ATGAAAACCAAGCTTGTTCTCTTCATTATTCTGCTCTCTCTATGCACCAACATATTAGCTGCTCTGTCCAGAGATGAGGAGCAGGAAGAAGAAGACCCTGAGCTCACAACATGCCTGCACCAGTGTGGCCAACAGCAACAGTATTCGAAGAGTGACAAGCGAGCATACGTTCGCAGTTGCAAGAGGTACCATCAAATAAAGAAAGAgcgagaagaagaagagggaacCACGATGGAGAATCAAAATCCTTATGTGTTTGATAATGAAGATTTTAGGACCAGGTTGGACACACAAGACAGAAGAGTTCAGGATCTGAACAAGTTCACTAGAAGATCTAAGCTCCTCAAAAGCATTAGCAATTATGTTTTGGTCACTATGGAAGCTAAG GGAGAGCGGTAA